The Thermodesulfobacteriota bacterium genome has a window encoding:
- a CDS encoding LON peptidase substrate-binding domain-containing protein encodes MSELTIDLSGVADLSNFSGLVPLFPLATVVFFPNTLLPLHVFEPRYKQMINDVINDERIIGMVLLKPQWEKNYYGNPEIYDVACMGRIVSSEPVEDGKFNIVLYGLKRIRIVEIVKNHPYRVARVKILEDIHEANEEFCRESITKLITAWNGMLGKEQESHKIKIDLQLPLECLTDALASLIVSNIFDRQELLAEPNVKRRAEKIISYLETRLQVVSITSKKRNEILEKRNLN; translated from the coding sequence ATGAGTGAATTAACTATAGACCTCAGTGGCGTTGCCGACCTCTCCAACTTCTCCGGTTTAGTACCTCTTTTTCCCCTGGCCACCGTTGTTTTCTTCCCAAACACACTCCTCCCCCTTCACGTATTCGAGCCCCGGTACAAACAGATGATAAACGACGTGATTAATGACGAGCGCATAATAGGGATGGTGCTTCTGAAACCTCAATGGGAGAAGAACTATTACGGTAATCCCGAAATATACGACGTTGCCTGCATGGGAAGGATAGTAAGCTCCGAGCCGGTTGAAGATGGAAAATTTAATATTGTCCTTTACGGTCTAAAAAGGATAAGAATTGTTGAAATCGTGAAAAACCATCCTTACCGGGTCGCCCGTGTCAAAATCCTGGAAGATATACACGAAGCGAACGAAGAGTTTTGCCGGGAAAGTATAACCAAACTCATAACCGCCTGGAACGGAATGCTCGGAAAGGAGCAGGAATCCCACAAGATCAAAATCGACCTACAACTGCCCCTTGAATGCCTGACTGATGCTCTCGCTTCTCTGATCGTGTCCAACATCTTCGACCGACAGGAACTTTTAGCAGAGCCTAATGTTAAAAGAAGAGCTGAGAAGATAATTAGCTATCTAGAAACGAGATTACAGGTCGTCTCCATAACCTCGAAGAAAAGGAACGAAATTTTAGAGAAGCGAAACCTTAATTGA
- a CDS encoding alpha/beta fold hydrolase — MPYAGANGIKIYYETYGDGTPVVLIGGLGSQLQSWATQIPLYSKHFRVIVFDNRGAGRSDKPDVPYSIELMADDTAGLLDALGIDSAHVVGKSMGGMIGQWLAIKYPEKVKKLVLGCTSASRDQVGNEILRMGREIATKVGMRAVWLTALFLGYTRDYLEDNIGSIKEALAAIPENPEALTGYIRQSLACQEHDARDLVRRIKAPTLVMLGERDLITSPKRSGELAELIPNARVKIFEGVGHGFWRERQEEVDRLVLDFLLEASMIQDI; from the coding sequence ATGCCTTACGCTGGAGCAAATGGTATCAAAATATACTACGAAACATACGGTGACGGGACTCCGGTAGTCCTCATCGGAGGTCTGGGAAGCCAGTTGCAAAGCTGGGCCACCCAGATTCCCCTTTATTCAAAACACTTTCGAGTGATAGTTTTCGACAACCGCGGTGCGGGAAGATCCGACAAACCCGATGTTCCCTACTCGATTGAGCTTATGGCGGATGACACCGCCGGGCTTCTTGATGCACTGGGCATAGATTCCGCGCATGTCGTCGGGAAATCTATGGGGGGAATGATAGGACAATGGCTTGCTATAAAGTATCCGGAGAAAGTGAAAAAGCTCGTCCTTGGATGTACGTCTGCATCCCGCGACCAGGTGGGGAACGAGATTCTCAGGATGGGTAGGGAAATAGCAACTAAAGTGGGGATGAGGGCGGTATGGCTTACTGCGCTCTTCCTTGGTTACACTAGAGATTACCTAGAGGACAACATCGGCTCTATAAAGGAAGCTTTAGCGGCTATACCAGAGAATCCGGAAGCACTTACCGGCTATATTAGACAAAGCCTGGCCTGCCAGGAACACGACGCCAGAGACCTGGTAAGGAGAATAAAAGCGCCGACTCTGGTTATGCTCGGTGAACGGGACCTGATTACCTCACCAAAGCGCTCTGGTGAGCTAGCCGAACTGATACCGAACGCCAGAGTGAAAATATTTGAAGGGGTCGGGCATGGATTCTGGAGAGAGAGGCAAGAAGAAGTTGACAGATTGGTATTGGACTTTTTGCTCGAAGCTTCTATGATTCAAGATATATGA
- the ruvX gene encoding Holliday junction resolvase RuvX, translating into MRILALDVGTKTIGVAVSDELGIAAHGVTTIKRKELKRDLEALRKLIDEYKPCEMLVGVPYSSDGTVGKRGGEILKFAEELKKAFSIPVEFWDESYSTVSAEEVLLEADLSRKKRKKVIDKMAAVFILEEYLESKRSERSGVRSRNTGEDV; encoded by the coding sequence ATGCGCATTCTGGCACTAGACGTAGGCACAAAAACAATAGGGGTTGCAGTGAGCGACGAGCTTGGTATAGCCGCTCATGGGGTCACTACCATAAAAAGGAAGGAATTGAAGCGTGACCTTGAAGCCCTCCGTAAATTAATTGACGAATACAAACCTTGTGAGATGCTGGTCGGGGTTCCCTACAGTTCTGATGGAACGGTAGGGAAAAGGGGTGGGGAAATATTGAAGTTCGCCGAGGAGCTAAAGAAGGCGTTTTCGATACCGGTTGAATTCTGGGATGAGAGTTACTCTACCGTTAGTGCGGAGGAGGTATTATTGGAAGCGGACCTCAGCAGGAAGAAGAGAAAAAAGGTAATTGATAAAATGGCCGCTGTTTTTATACTCGAGGAATACTTGGAGAGCAAGAGAAGCGAGAGGTCAGGAGTCAGAAGCCGGAATACAGGAGAAGACGTCTGA
- a CDS encoding type II toxin-antitoxin system HicB family antitoxin codes for MRKKKQLRLTVLIEQDEDGYFVATVPSLKSCYTQAKTLEELYPRIEEVVELCLEENSRFP; via the coding sequence ATGAGGAAAAAGAAGCAACTTAGGTTAACAGTTCTAATTGAGCAGGATGAAGATGGATACTTCGTAGCTACAGTTCCCTCATTGAAGAGCTGCTACACTCAAGCCAAAACCCTTGAAGAACTTTATCCACGAATTGAAGAAGTCGTCGAACTTTGCCTTGAAGAAAATAGCAGGTTTCCTTGA
- a CDS encoding DUF1003 domain-containing protein, protein MTAEKQETVVCQICKEQKKISEVLPAELVRSHIVELIRKKYPEWSSDGFICLPDLNHFRTEYVEDVLEEEKGELSALEEGVVTSLKEHELLSKNINIVFDRELTFGEKVADKVAEFGGSWRFIIIFAIILAIWVAINSAALIGNAFDPYPFILLNLVLSCLAAIQAPIIMMSQNRQEARDRLRAEHDYQVNLKAELEIRHLNAKLDLLLTHQWHRLLEIQQIQMELIEELVSKSSPRQGR, encoded by the coding sequence ATGACTGCAGAGAAACAAGAAACGGTGGTCTGTCAGATCTGTAAGGAACAAAAAAAGATAAGCGAGGTTTTGCCGGCGGAGCTGGTGCGCTCGCACATCGTCGAGCTCATTCGGAAAAAATACCCAGAATGGTCTTCTGACGGGTTTATATGTCTTCCCGACCTCAATCACTTCAGGACCGAATACGTCGAAGACGTCCTCGAAGAGGAAAAGGGGGAGTTATCCGCCCTGGAAGAAGGGGTAGTAACCAGCTTAAAAGAGCACGAATTGCTGTCCAAAAATATTAATATTGTATTCGACCGTGAGCTGACCTTCGGGGAAAAGGTAGCAGATAAAGTTGCCGAATTCGGGGGAAGCTGGCGCTTCATAATTATCTTTGCCATTATTCTGGCAATATGGGTGGCAATCAACTCTGCCGCGCTTATTGGAAATGCCTTCGACCCCTACCCTTTTATACTGCTTAACCTTGTCCTCTCCTGCCTTGCCGCTATCCAGGCCCCGATAATCATGATGAGCCAGAACAGGCAGGAGGCAAGGGACCGTTTGCGTGCTGAGCACGATTACCAAGTCAACCTGAAAGCGGAACTGGAAATTCGCCATTTAAACGCCAAACTCGATTTGTTGCTCACACACCAATGGCACCGGTTACTGGAGATTCAGCAAATTCAGATGGAGCTGATCGAAGAGCTTGTCAGCAAATCCTCACCGAGACAGGGAAGGTAG
- a CDS encoding L-threonylcarbamoyladenylate synthase — protein sequence MTEIIKEDTPEKAASVLKRGGVIIYPTETLYGMGALAQNEKAVERIFDIKGRPEGKPIPILVKDKTMLDEFAEVSDEGSILIDKFLPGPLTLVFKEKRKLPNLISAGTGKIAVRISRHPFVKNLFELIDQPITSTSANISGNENLFDFREIHETFKSKVELIVDSGTLPPSKGSTIVDLTASPPLLIRGGDISKEELGNFIKW from the coding sequence TTGACTGAAATAATCAAGGAAGATACACCGGAAAAGGCAGCATCGGTGCTCAAAAGGGGCGGGGTCATCATATATCCCACCGAAACGCTATATGGTATGGGTGCGCTCGCTCAAAATGAAAAGGCGGTGGAAAGGATATTCGACATAAAGGGAAGGCCGGAGGGCAAACCGATCCCGATTTTGGTGAAGGATAAGACAATGCTTGACGAATTCGCCGAGGTCAGCGATGAGGGATCGATACTAATCGATAAATTTCTGCCCGGCCCGCTAACCCTGGTGTTTAAGGAGAAGAGAAAGTTGCCGAACCTTATATCCGCCGGAACGGGGAAAATAGCGGTCAGGATATCCAGGCATCCATTTGTTAAAAATCTGTTCGAATTAATAGACCAGCCTATAACCTCAACCAGCGCAAACATAAGCGGGAATGAGAACCTCTTCGATTTCAGAGAAATCCATGAGACATTCAAAAGCAAGGTTGAACTTATAGTAGATTCAGGTACGCTTCCCCCGTCAAAGGGTTCGACAATAGTAGATTTAACTGCCAGCCCCCCACTCCTCATAAGAGGAGGGGATATAAGCAAAGAGGAATTGGGTAATTTTATCAAATGGTAA
- a CDS encoding DUF1015 domain-containing protein, protein MVMVNAFRGVRYNPDKINDFGSVLAPPYDVISPEEQSELYEKDPYNVIRLILRKGEDDRKYAEASETFRRWIEEEVLIQDREPCIYPYYQEFEENGKMVTRKGFIAAVRLEDFSSKRILPHEQTFPKHKQDRLKLTIACKANLSPVFSIYSDPEGTVEKSIEENLSKRPIIEAVNKEGVKNRLWRVFDPDLIAEIKNQMLNRNLLIADGHHRYETALEYRNIQRRKYGNSSGDKAYDFVLMYLSRAEGEGLIIKPTHRVVKNLGSLDVESLLKKLNERFNLEKVSFAEGISEIGHRAFAVVTKDHDLVFRVSSKSSFSVSYDNLGVMLLHKLVFGEILKEEEAQILYTKSTEEVVSLVRSGEYKLGFILPNISPLDIFDVSMAGEKMPHKTTYFHPKLLSGLVFRLLD, encoded by the coding sequence ATGGTAATGGTAAACGCCTTTCGGGGGGTTCGTTATAACCCCGATAAAATAAACGACTTCGGCTCCGTGCTTGCCCCGCCTTACGATGTCATAAGTCCCGAGGAACAGAGCGAGCTTTATGAGAAGGACCCCTACAACGTCATCCGCCTAATACTCAGGAAGGGCGAAGATGACCGGAAGTATGCCGAAGCCAGCGAAACCTTCAGAAGATGGATAGAGGAAGAAGTACTTATACAGGATAGAGAACCTTGCATTTACCCCTATTATCAGGAATTCGAAGAGAACGGAAAAATGGTAACCAGGAAGGGCTTCATCGCCGCGGTCAGGCTCGAAGACTTTTCTTCTAAACGCATTCTCCCGCACGAACAAACCTTTCCCAAGCACAAGCAGGATAGGCTCAAGCTCACTATAGCTTGCAAGGCAAACCTGAGCCCGGTATTTTCCATATACTCCGACCCTGAAGGCACCGTCGAAAAATCCATCGAAGAAAATCTTTCCAAAAGGCCGATAATCGAGGCTGTCAACAAAGAGGGGGTGAAAAACCGGCTGTGGAGGGTTTTCGACCCCGATTTAATAGCCGAAATTAAGAACCAGATGTTAAATCGCAACCTACTCATAGCCGACGGACATCATCGCTACGAGACGGCACTAGAATATAGAAACATTCAGAGAAGAAAATACGGAAATTCTTCCGGTGATAAAGCCTATGATTTTGTGTTGATGTACCTATCCCGTGCGGAAGGAGAAGGCCTCATAATTAAGCCCACCCACAGGGTAGTAAAGAATCTCGGTTCTCTGGATGTGGAATCGCTTCTTAAAAAGTTAAATGAGCGGTTTAACCTGGAAAAGGTTTCATTTGCTGAAGGAATATCTGAGATAGGCCATCGGGCATTCGCGGTGGTTACAAAAGACCACGACCTTGTATTCCGTGTGTCTTCAAAGAGTTCTTTCTCCGTTTCGTACGATAACCTCGGGGTCATGCTTCTTCATAAACTGGTGTTCGGAGAGATTTTAAAAGAAGAGGAAGCTCAAATTCTATACACCAAATCGACGGAAGAGGTTGTCAGCCTTGTAAGGAGCGGTGAGTATAAACTCGGATTCATACTTCCCAATATTTCACCGCTGGACATATTCGATGTCTCGATGGCCGGGGAAAAAATGCCTCACAAGACTACCTATTTCCACCCAAAGTTACTTTCCGGCTTGGTTTTTCGTCTCTTGGATTGA
- a CDS encoding cation transporter, with the protein MKSPIALICACNCDQCPECSGRTIETSADFTTGNSKLHKRALFLSYFTVGYNFLEGLVSVFAGVLSGSIALVGFGLDSFIESLSGGVMIWRFGKHGHISDEEEERIEKKAIGLVAYTFFIFGAYVLYESIKKLYYQEPPEPSLLGIIIAVVSIIVMPILFYLKYKTGKSIGSRSLVVDSKQTLACVFLSFALLLGLGLNYLYGLWWADPVVGLVIVAYLVREGYEALRERKLCSC; encoded by the coding sequence ATGAAATCACCGATAGCTTTAATCTGCGCATGTAATTGTGACCAGTGTCCAGAGTGTAGCGGCAGAACCATAGAAACTTCAGCAGATTTTACCACCGGCAATTCTAAGCTTCATAAAAGGGCGCTTTTTCTCTCTTATTTCACCGTTGGGTACAATTTTCTGGAGGGGCTAGTGTCGGTTTTTGCCGGGGTGCTCTCTGGGAGTATTGCGCTTGTCGGATTTGGGCTTGATAGCTTCATCGAGTCACTTTCCGGCGGGGTTATGATATGGCGCTTCGGTAAGCATGGACATATTTCAGACGAGGAAGAAGAGAGAATAGAGAAAAAAGCAATAGGGCTCGTCGCATATACATTCTTTATTTTTGGGGCTTATGTCTTATACGAATCTATAAAGAAGCTTTATTACCAGGAACCCCCGGAGCCCAGCTTGTTAGGAATAATCATTGCCGTTGTGTCGATAATAGTTATGCCTATTTTGTTTTACCTCAAGTACAAAACGGGCAAATCAATCGGCAGCAGGAGCCTGGTCGTGGATTCAAAGCAGACCCTGGCCTGCGTGTTTTTATCATTCGCCCTCCTCTTAGGGCTCGGACTTAATTACCTATATGGCCTCTGGTGGGCAGACCCGGTTGTGGGGCTGGTTATTGTGGCTTACCTGGTAAGGGAAGGCTATGAGGCGCTTAGGGAAAGGAAACTGTGCAGTTGTTGA
- the radC gene encoding DNA repair protein RadC — protein MKTVKIKDKGFARVTEKPHYLQHRKRLRERFQKTGSEGMHDYELLELLLTYALPRRDVKPVAKKLVERFGGVSGVLDASQKDLEQVFGLGSISATLIRLVKELCTAYLAERMKQRDALSSPKLVVDFARLKLSGLPHEAFMVVYLNVKNEILDHEIINEGTVDSVAIYPRRIIESALSNHATGLILVHNHPSGHPEPSEEDKKITRDIIEAARTLDIRVLDHVVVGKDGYFSFLENRLLTG, from the coding sequence TTGAAAACCGTAAAGATAAAAGATAAGGGGTTTGCCCGGGTGACGGAAAAACCACATTACCTACAGCATAGAAAACGGCTAAGGGAGCGGTTTCAGAAAACCGGGTCCGAGGGAATGCATGACTATGAGCTACTCGAGCTTCTTTTAACCTACGCTCTGCCTAGAAGGGATGTAAAACCCGTTGCCAAGAAGCTGGTAGAACGGTTTGGTGGTGTATCTGGTGTCTTGGATGCAAGCCAGAAGGACCTGGAACAGGTTTTCGGATTAGGCTCGATATCGGCGACCCTGATCAGGCTGGTCAAAGAGCTATGTACTGCATACCTGGCGGAAAGGATGAAGCAAAGGGACGCCCTTTCTTCTCCCAAACTGGTAGTAGACTTTGCTAGATTGAAACTTTCCGGCCTACCCCACGAGGCCTTCATGGTGGTTTATTTGAATGTAAAAAACGAGATTCTGGATCATGAAATCATAAATGAGGGGACTGTGGACAGCGTGGCTATCTACCCGCGGAGAATAATAGAATCCGCCCTATCCAATCATGCCACCGGGCTCATCCTGGTTCATAACCATCCCAGCGGCCACCCGGAGCCCTCGGAGGAAGACAAGAAAATTACACGGGACATCATCGAGGCGGCGCGCACCCTGGACATCCGGGTGTTAGACCATGTTGTCGTGGGGAAAGACGGTTATTTTAGCTTTTTGGAAAACCGGCTCTTGACGGGCTAA